One Ornithodoros turicata isolate Travis unplaced genomic scaffold, ASM3712646v1 ctg00000746.1, whole genome shotgun sequence DNA window includes the following coding sequences:
- the LOC135374723 gene encoding interferon alpha-inducible protein 27-like protein 2 — translation MKHVAAAAAVGAGLAVLAAPLALGALGFSAAGVGAGTLAATWHSAIGVVAKGSVFSLLQSFGAAGIPATVQVAVGAVGGTAGAAVGAAMKAAGFGSGKKETDESEESEEECEEECEEKCKKAV, via the coding sequence TTGGAGCCGGCCTGGCAGTACTGGCTGCACCACTTGCCCTAGGAGCTCTAGGATTCTCGGCAGCAGGAGTAGGAGCAGGGACCCTTGCGGCTACGTGGCACAGCGCCATCGGAGTAGTGGCTAAAGGAAGCGTGTTTTCGCTCCTTCAGAGCTTTGGAGCAGCTGGGATACCAGCAACTGTCCAAGTTGCAGTTGGTGCAGTGGGTGGAACAGCTGGTGCAGCAGTTGGTGCAGCAATGAAAGCAGCAGGCTTCGGCTCAGGGAAAAAGGAAACCGATGAAAGTGAAGAGAGCGAGGAAGAGTGCGAGGAAGAGTGCGaggaaaagtgcaaaaaagcGGTTTAA